The genomic interval CGAAATTGTGGGCGATAGCGGCACCGACAATCATGCCGAGGACAAAAACCGCCGCGTCGCCATCCCCCTCTCCGGCGAGGAAGAGCTGACGCCCGGGGCATCCGCCCGCCAGCACAAAAGCCAGGCCCGCCAGGGTCATACCGGCGAAGTTCCAGAGGTGCATGGTGTGAGCCACGGGCTGTTTTTCAAAACCCGGGTGAAATTGTCCGAGAAGGATGTTGGACAGAAAAGCCAAAATCAAGAGTGCGGCAAAACCGCCGAACAGGTGTGGCTGACGAAAGAGAATCAGGTCCCGAATGGCTCCCATTGTGCAGAAGCGGCTCTGTTGCGCCAGAATACCAATGAGCAGCCCGGCGCCGAGAGAAATGAAGAGGGGCGCAAACTGGGAACCGGGTCCTTTGAGGCTGTAAAAGAGCACCCCGCTTTTGGGTTCACCGGGAATTAGCGGGTTGAGAAAAAGGAGTACCAGAAGTCCCAGCATGATGATCGGCATCAGCAGGCCGACGGAAGGGTACGTGGATTGGGAACGGCCGAGGTTGTACCCCCCTTTTAGGAATAAGGTGCCGATCCAGATTCCCGCCGTCAACCCGGCGAGACCAAGAATGGCGTTCAAATCCCCCCCGGCCAGGCGGAGGACGGCGCGCCAGGGACAGCCTAAAAAGACTAGGGCCCCGATCATGGCGAAGACACCCAGAACAAAGCGGGCAATGGGAGCGGAGCCGGCTCTGGGGCGAAATTCGCGAAAAAGGAGGGCGGAGAGAAAGGCACCCAGTACAAAACCGATAATTTCAGGT from Deltaproteobacteria bacterium carries:
- a CDS encoding YedE-related selenium metabolism membrane protein — encoded protein: MKLKNALASGWGIIAVGALIGILAALLQKFGNPPNMGICVACFERDIAGALGLHRAEVVQYLRPEIIGFVLGAFLSALLFREFRPRAGSAPIARFVLGVFAMIGALVFLGCPWRAVLRLAGGDLNAILGLAGLTAGIWIGTLFLKGGYNLGRSQSTYPSVGLLMPIIMLGLLVLLFLNPLIPGEPKSGVLFYSLKGPGSQFAPLFISLGAGLLIGILAQQSRFCTMGAIRDLILFRQPHLFGGFAALLILAFLSNILLGQFHPGFEKQPVAHTMHLWNFAGMTLAGLAFVLAGGCPGRQLFLAGEGDGDAAVFVLGMIVGAAIAHNFGLASSTTGIGPHGAAAVIVGFAVCLFIGFTMREKSA